Proteins from one Sylvia atricapilla isolate bSylAtr1 chromosome 1, bSylAtr1.pri, whole genome shotgun sequence genomic window:
- the MTERF3 gene encoding transcription termination factor 3, mitochondrial, which produces MAVWARQVSRWCCLLNTARAVEFPGRLRSRGPRACRVFAPAAALPAAEELVPCGLRPYSHGAVGSCSPPDGAKGGSFSSPESNLPPVQQEQAKAEILPDLNAKILDEGWDDIPPSSALEVISEEEAVQIIAEPLLPLQSSTLRDYVDHSETLAKLVHLGVDLSQVEKRQKAGQLLLTLDFEKDIKKILLFLKDVGIEDNQLGQFLTKNPYILGEDLESLETRVAYLKSKKFGQSEIAQMVSRAPYLLLFSVERLDNRLGFFKNELGLSVKKTKDLVIRLPRLLTGKLEPVKENLQVCQIELGFQRNEIQQIVFKTPKILTASKKRLKQTFDYLHNIMGIPHHMLTRFPQVFNSKLLRIKERHMFLAFLGRAQYDPAQPSYISLDQLVSLPDEVFCTEIAKASMKDFENFLKTL; this is translated from the exons ATGGCCGTGTGGGCTCGGCAGGTCTCCCGCTGGTGTTGCCTGCTGAACACGGCCCGCGCTGTTGAGTTTCCCGGGAGGCTGAGGAGTCGCGGCCCACGGGCCTGCCGTGTGTTCGCCcccgcggccgcgctgcccgcTGCGGAGGAGCTCGTTCCGTGCGGGCTGCGGCCGTACAGCCACGGGGCTGTGGGAAGCTGTTCCCCGCCCGACGGCGCCAAGGGTGGgtccttctcttctccagaaaGTAACTTGCCTCCAGTACAACAGGaacaagcaaaagcagaaatattacCTGATCTGAATGCAAAAATACTGGACGAAG GCTGGGATGACATCCCACCTTCATCTGCTTTGGAAGTGATTTCTGAGGAAGAAGCTGTACAGATCATTGCAGAACCACTTCTCCCCCTTCAGTCTTCCACGCTCCGAGATTATGTTGATCACTCAGAAACCCTTGCAAAACTCGTCCACCTAG GAGTTGACTTATCCCAAGTGGAGAAGCGTCAAAAGGCAGGTCAGCTCTTACTGACCTTGGACTTtgaaaaagatataaaaaaaatacttctgtttctTAAGGATGTGGGTATAGAAGACAATCAACTGGGTCAATTCCTGACCAAAAATCCCTACATCCTTGGTGAAGATCTGGAATCTTTGGAAACCAG AGTGGCTTAcctaaaatcaaaaaaatttgGTCAGTCAGAAATTGCTCAGATGGTCTCAAGAGCTCCatatttgctgttattttcagtggaaagaCTGGATAACAGACTGGGCTTCTTCAAAAATGAGCTTGGTCTCAGTGTAAAAAAG ACAAAGGATCTTGTAATTCGTCTTCCAAGGCTATTGACTGGCAAGTTAGAGCCAGTAAAAGAAAATCTTCAG GTTTGTCAAATTGAACTTGGTTTTCAACGTAATGAAATTCAACAAATAGTGTTTAAAACTCCCAAGATTTTAACTGCAAGTAAAAAGAGACTCAAACAGACATTTGACTACTTACACAACATAATGGGCATTCCCCACCACATGCTTACTCGCTTTCCTCAG gttTTCAACTCGAAGCTGTTACGAATCAAAGAGAGGCATATGTTTCTTGCATTCTTGGGGAGAGCCCAGTATGACCCAGCACAACCCAGCTACATCTCTCTGGATCAGCTGGTGTCCTTGCCTGATGAGGTGTTTTGTACAGAGATTGCCAAAGCGTCTATGAAGGACTTTgaaaatttcttaaaaacacTTTAA